The following are encoded in a window of Halomarina salina genomic DNA:
- a CDS encoding DUF7344 domain-containing protein: MDRETLMSEESELALDDAFNILSNSRRRYILYYLYTRTEPATIDELAGQIAAWENEIPIEDLDDTARRRVYVSLYQTHLPKLDDFDIADYDRDDGTVTLTERAGEIVRYLPVEEEETRDFTWYYVGLSAVAVVLLGAVAINLVPSAIAAVVIALGLLALVGFQFVTRRSSDDRDLLELEDLE; encoded by the coding sequence ATGGACCGAGAGACGCTGATGTCGGAGGAGTCGGAACTGGCGCTCGACGACGCGTTCAACATCCTGAGCAACTCGCGCCGTCGCTACATCCTGTACTATCTGTACACGCGCACGGAGCCCGCGACCATCGACGAACTCGCCGGACAGATCGCCGCCTGGGAGAACGAGATTCCCATCGAGGACCTCGACGACACCGCGCGGCGACGCGTCTACGTCTCGCTCTACCAGACGCACCTGCCGAAGCTCGACGACTTCGACATCGCTGACTACGACCGCGACGACGGCACCGTCACGCTGACCGAGCGCGCCGGAGAGATCGTCCGGTATCTCCCCGTCGAGGAAGAGGAGACCCGCGACTTCACCTGGTACTACGTCGGGTTGAGCGCCGTCGCCGTCGTCCTCCTCGGTGCCGTCGCGATAAACCTCGTCCCGTCGGCCATCGCCGCGGTGGTCATCGCGCTCGGACTGCTCGCGCTGGTCGGCTTCCAGTTCGTCACCCGGCGGTCGAGCGACGACCGCGACCTCCTCGAACTCGAGGACCTCGAGTAG
- a CDS encoding PadR family transcriptional regulator produces the protein MFDLTGFQRDLLYVIAGLDQASGQSVKEELEAHTGREITHGRLYPNLDVLVNRELVEKGQIDRRTNYYAVSDSGMEALQNRRDWEEQYLSFD, from the coding sequence ATATTCGACCTGACGGGCTTTCAGCGTGACCTGCTGTACGTCATCGCTGGGCTGGACCAGGCCTCGGGCCAGTCCGTGAAAGAAGAGCTCGAAGCGCACACCGGTCGCGAGATCACCCACGGGCGACTCTACCCGAACCTCGACGTCCTCGTCAACCGCGAGCTCGTCGAGAAGGGACAGATCGACCGCAGAACGAACTACTACGCGGTCTCGGACTCTGGGATGGAGGCGCTCCAGAACCGCCGCGACTGGGAAGAGCAGTACCTCAGCTTCGACTGA
- a CDS encoding DUF1616 domain-containing protein: MSARRSRASAIPFDLILVLLYLGLVYGLFTSNLLGSPGSTLRILVTLPLLVFAPGYALGAAAFPHAPSGERRGSLLDRVRERPTGIDTTERVALGFGLSLTLLPIVGVLVAFETGPFTADTSIVALSGVAALFTIVAAIRRWRLSAEERYGLPFGVWADSMGRSQEGSGTDVLLSVGLGVSVVLALAAGGFAIASPLDGEQFSTLGAGHINDEGEFVLGPSEELTENITAGETVDSAFLVKNDEERATEYTVVVQIHRVDDQGNTFQSSEINRYRQTIEQGATWINPHQVTPRIQGTNVRIVYLLYAGPVPAGASTANADEYAFHAINVTAGDE, from the coding sequence GTGAGCGCACGCCGTTCGCGGGCGTCGGCGATTCCGTTCGACCTCATCCTCGTCCTGCTGTATCTGGGGCTGGTCTACGGACTCTTCACGTCGAATCTACTCGGTTCGCCGGGGAGCACGCTCCGCATCCTCGTCACACTCCCGTTGCTCGTGTTCGCTCCGGGGTACGCGCTCGGCGCGGCCGCGTTCCCCCACGCACCGTCCGGGGAGCGACGCGGCTCGCTGCTCGACCGGGTCCGGGAACGCCCCACCGGCATCGACACGACCGAGCGGGTCGCGCTCGGGTTCGGCCTCTCGCTGACGCTCCTCCCCATCGTCGGCGTCCTCGTCGCGTTCGAGACGGGGCCGTTCACCGCGGACACGTCCATCGTCGCGCTCTCGGGCGTCGCGGCGCTGTTCACCATCGTCGCGGCGATCCGACGCTGGCGGCTCTCGGCCGAGGAGCGCTACGGCCTCCCGTTCGGCGTCTGGGCCGACTCCATGGGTCGGTCACAGGAAGGGTCGGGGACCGACGTGCTCCTGTCGGTGGGGCTGGGTGTCTCGGTCGTCCTCGCGCTCGCCGCGGGCGGGTTCGCCATCGCCTCGCCCCTCGACGGCGAGCAGTTCAGCACGCTCGGGGCGGGTCACATCAACGACGAAGGCGAGTTCGTCCTCGGTCCCAGCGAGGAGCTCACCGAGAACATCACCGCCGGGGAGACCGTCGACTCGGCGTTCCTCGTCAAGAACGACGAGGAGCGGGCGACCGAGTACACCGTCGTCGTCCAGATCCACCGCGTCGACGACCAGGGGAACACGTTCCAGAGCAGCGAGATCAACCGCTACCGACAGACGATCGAACAGGGAGCGACGTGGATCAACCCCCACCAGGTGACGCCCCGTATCCAGGGGACGAACGTCCGCATCGTCTACCTCCTGTACGCCGGGCCGGTCCCGGCCGGTGCGAGCACCGCCAACGCGGACGAGTACGCGTTCCACGCGATAAACGTCACCGCGGGCGACGAGTAA
- a CDS encoding glycosyltransferase yields MYRNQSIGVVVPAYNEAGLVGDVIETMPTFVDRVYAIDDRSTDETWAEIRAAAERVNRQRAGSGADSDRESESEAATPLADGGVAHDGPVVPLRNDRNMGRGASVKRGFERALADGIDIVAMMDGDGQMDPQVLDHLLDPIVEDRADYTKGNRLMAGGGWAGMSRFRLFGNHMLSFLTKFSTGYWEVGDSQNGYAAISSDMLRRLDIDGLYEDYGFENDILAKLNLLDARVADVPHPAVYGNETSTIQYETFIPRVSVLLASNFGRRVRSKYLQGGFHPVVLCYLFAVVALLVGLVGSVYSFVVWAQGSLGPALVSSVVFLVGGLLLVTALAVDVRLNSHLAVDGE; encoded by the coding sequence GTGTACCGTAACCAGTCCATCGGGGTCGTCGTCCCCGCGTACAACGAGGCTGGTCTCGTCGGCGACGTCATCGAGACGATGCCGACGTTCGTCGACCGCGTGTACGCCATCGACGACCGCTCGACCGACGAGACGTGGGCCGAGATCCGCGCGGCCGCCGAGCGCGTCAACCGCCAGCGAGCGGGTAGCGGCGCGGACTCCGACCGAGAGTCGGAGTCCGAGGCGGCTACCCCCCTCGCCGACGGTGGCGTCGCACACGACGGTCCCGTGGTCCCCCTCCGGAACGACCGGAACATGGGGCGCGGCGCGAGCGTCAAACGCGGCTTCGAGCGCGCGCTCGCCGACGGCATCGACATCGTGGCGATGATGGACGGCGACGGCCAGATGGACCCGCAGGTGCTCGACCACCTCCTCGACCCCATCGTCGAGGACCGCGCCGACTACACGAAGGGCAACCGCCTGATGGCGGGTGGTGGCTGGGCCGGGATGTCCCGGTTCCGCCTGTTCGGGAACCACATGCTCTCGTTCCTCACCAAGTTCTCGACGGGCTACTGGGAGGTCGGCGACTCACAGAACGGCTACGCCGCCATCTCCAGCGACATGCTCCGCCGACTGGACATCGACGGGCTGTACGAGGACTACGGCTTCGAGAACGACATCCTCGCGAAGCTGAACCTGCTCGACGCGCGGGTCGCCGACGTCCCGCACCCGGCGGTGTACGGCAACGAGACGAGCACCATCCAGTACGAGACGTTCATCCCGCGCGTCTCGGTACTGCTCGCGTCGAACTTCGGCAGACGCGTCCGCTCGAAGTACCTCCAGGGAGGGTTCCACCCGGTCGTGCTCTGCTACCTGTTCGCCGTCGTGGCCCTCCTCGTCGGGCTGGTCGGTTCGGTTTACTCGTTCGTCGTCTGGGCGCAGGGGTCGCTCGGCCCCGCGCTCGTCTCCTCGGTCGTCTTCCTGGTCGGTGGCCTCCTGCTCGTCACCGCCCTCGCGGTCGACGTGCGCCTGAACTCCCACCTCGCGGTCGACGGGGAGTGA
- a CDS encoding right-handed parallel beta-helix repeat-containing protein — MAHDAAPEPDSEEVADEATVEDSNSLLNRRSYMKLSAAAAAAMGTAAVTGTASAATSRHGISFDRVVNAVEDLGWDPDGNDPIDVPTDEGLLIEVPPGEYVFPLSGSEPHCVSGDLRRWGIRGLGDSRNDVTFRTASGDSGYFIRSGYNSEGLLLENFEFDNTGDHTGGDIGNWLRAQDKLMVKDIDHVGFSGREPYCRWSILPEIKSENGSGRIVNYTKTGPSVFAGHGASDGAGGVFSHDGLLTFENCVIANQGGDGGLYTGKHNGKIVYDSCEFRNNDMAAIRAGAGCELRNCLVVIDWDNAHPDNVIDDQKEPTGTAGLYLSTAEYGKSGGGVYNCNFVFKSTYYKGMAGIHVNNSDGNFDIHDTRIQVDFDRMPAIWGGNPEDQRFSSHQTPEKPWGLDIRNVSITGSGNMRGDGAIFIENRHGTTIADSCIQTPNADGVHISSARNCTIENTNINAGGRATVFDNSSVDTSGVTKNDSCPLPDTSSPVGSGGSDDGTEETESLRTRLVVAADENMRYHVRGQNTQVASDNEGPTPTIDTDDDGAYGALVAGESVALTMDSYSVARIEPEGGATLTLDGDVLPPEEYGTMSTPAWEVGEDVTIPEETSDSESADDVSGKRLAVTADANMRYHVRAENTRVVDDSDGSTPTVDVDDGGAYGALESGQSVVFAVDSFNVARVDPDDGATLTLDGEVVPPEEYGTMSTPAWEVGEDVTIPEDSTDLEWGDLPGTLLSIAADDDMRYHVRAANTRLVKGAPGPTPTVDIDDNGAYGALAAGQTAYLLVDSFNVARVEPGDGATLTLGSEVIPVEEYGTMSTPAWEVGEDVPIPESEPLPSDTVSVVGLGDAATYQFTVEEDVVPNPDKGTLDDQDNISDRSVEGAVTTGTDSYRFAGDITHFELLGDAAVYVNGEQVSPDLLGTDQDARLTDLIVVDGTGKSGRCDYEFSVDGQVVKSPELGSVEAEDTVEGGAVTGTVEGERDAYRFSGMLTGFNMDGSATIRFRSD, encoded by the coding sequence ATGGCACACGATGCGGCACCCGAACCGGACAGCGAAGAAGTCGCAGACGAGGCGACTGTAGAGGACAGTAATTCACTGCTTAACAGGCGCTCGTACATGAAGCTCAGCGCGGCGGCAGCGGCTGCGATGGGGACGGCGGCCGTCACGGGGACGGCCAGCGCGGCGACCTCCCGACACGGCATCTCCTTCGACCGCGTCGTGAACGCGGTCGAGGATCTCGGCTGGGACCCCGACGGGAACGACCCGATCGACGTCCCGACCGACGAGGGCCTCCTCATCGAGGTCCCGCCCGGCGAGTACGTCTTCCCGCTCAGCGGGAGCGAACCCCACTGCGTCAGCGGCGACCTCCGCCGCTGGGGCATCCGCGGGCTCGGCGACAGCCGGAACGACGTGACGTTCCGGACGGCGTCGGGCGACTCGGGCTACTTCATCCGCTCGGGGTACAACTCCGAGGGACTCCTGCTGGAGAACTTCGAGTTCGACAACACGGGCGACCACACCGGCGGCGACATCGGCAACTGGCTCCGGGCGCAGGACAAGCTGATGGTGAAGGACATCGACCACGTCGGCTTCTCCGGCCGCGAGCCGTACTGCCGCTGGTCGATCCTGCCGGAGATCAAGAGCGAGAACGGCTCCGGTCGCATCGTCAACTACACCAAGACCGGCCCCTCCGTGTTCGCGGGCCACGGCGCCTCCGACGGCGCGGGTGGCGTGTTCTCTCACGACGGGCTCCTCACCTTCGAGAACTGCGTCATCGCCAACCAGGGCGGCGACGGCGGGCTCTACACCGGGAAGCACAACGGGAAGATCGTCTACGACAGCTGTGAGTTCCGCAACAACGACATGGCGGCCATCCGGGCCGGTGCGGGCTGTGAACTCCGGAACTGCCTCGTCGTCATCGACTGGGACAACGCCCACCCCGACAACGTCATCGACGACCAGAAGGAGCCGACCGGGACGGCCGGGCTCTACCTCTCGACGGCGGAGTACGGGAAGTCCGGCGGCGGCGTCTACAACTGTAACTTCGTCTTCAAGTCGACGTACTACAAGGGGATGGCCGGCATCCACGTCAACAACTCCGACGGGAACTTCGACATCCACGACACGCGCATCCAGGTCGACTTCGACCGGATGCCCGCCATCTGGGGCGGCAATCCCGAGGACCAGCGGTTCAGCAGCCACCAGACGCCGGAGAAGCCCTGGGGACTCGACATCCGGAACGTCAGCATCACCGGCTCCGGTAACATGCGTGGCGACGGCGCTATCTTCATCGAGAACCGCCACGGGACGACCATCGCCGACTCGTGCATCCAGACCCCGAACGCCGACGGCGTCCACATCAGCTCCGCCCGGAACTGCACCATCGAGAACACGAACATCAACGCCGGTGGTCGCGCGACGGTGTTCGACAACAGCTCCGTCGACACCAGCGGCGTGACGAAGAACGACAGCTGTCCCCTCCCCGACACGTCGTCGCCGGTCGGCTCCGGCGGGTCCGACGACGGGACCGAGGAGACGGAGTCCCTGCGGACCCGCCTCGTCGTGGCGGCCGACGAGAACATGCGCTACCACGTTCGCGGTCAGAACACCCAGGTGGCCAGCGACAACGAGGGGCCGACGCCGACCATCGACACCGACGACGACGGCGCGTACGGCGCGCTGGTGGCTGGCGAGTCGGTCGCCCTCACCATGGACTCGTACAGCGTCGCGCGCATCGAACCGGAAGGCGGCGCGACGCTGACGCTCGACGGCGACGTCCTGCCCCCCGAGGAGTACGGGACGATGTCGACGCCCGCGTGGGAGGTCGGCGAGGACGTCACCATCCCCGAGGAGACGTCCGACAGCGAGTCCGCGGACGACGTGTCGGGTAAGCGACTCGCCGTGACGGCCGACGCGAACATGCGCTACCACGTTCGCGCCGAGAACACGCGCGTGGTCGACGACAGCGACGGCTCGACGCCGACCGTCGACGTCGACGACGGCGGCGCGTACGGCGCGCTCGAGTCCGGCCAGTCGGTCGTGTTCGCGGTCGATTCGTTCAACGTGGCCCGCGTCGACCCCGACGACGGGGCAACGCTGACGCTCGACGGCGAGGTCGTCCCCCCCGAGGAGTACGGGACGATGTCGACGCCCGCGTGGGAGGTCGGCGAGGACGTCACCATCCCCGAGGACTCGACCGACCTCGAGTGGGGTGACCTGCCGGGTACGCTCCTCTCCATCGCGGCCGACGACGACATGCGCTACCACGTCCGCGCCGCGAACACTCGACTGGTCAAGGGTGCGCCCGGCCCGACGCCGACCGTCGACATCGACGACAACGGCGCGTACGGTGCGCTGGCGGCCGGACAGACGGCCTACCTCCTCGTCGACTCGTTCAACGTGGCCCGCGTCGAACCGGGCGACGGCGCGACGCTGACGCTCGGCAGCGAGGTCATCCCGGTCGAGGAGTACGGGACGATGTCGACGCCCGCGTGGGAGGTCGGCGAGGACGTCCCCATCCCCGAGTCCGAGCCGCTGCCGAGCGACACCGTCAGCGTCGTCGGTCTCGGCGACGCGGCGACCTACCAGTTCACGGTCGAGGAGGACGTCGTCCCGAACCCCGACAAGGGGACGCTCGACGACCAGGACAACATCTCCGACCGGAGCGTCGAGGGTGCGGTCACCACCGGCACCGACAGCTACCGGTTCGCCGGGGACATCACGCACTTCGAACTGCTGGGCGACGCGGCCGTCTACGTCAACGGCGAGCAGGTCAGCCCCGACCTGCTCGGGACGGACCAGGACGCACGGCTGACCGACCTCATCGTCGTGGACGGCACGGGGAAGAGCGGTCGCTGTGACTACGAGTTCTCCGTCGACGGTCAGGTCGTGAAGAGCCCCGAACTCGGCAGCGTCGAGGCCGAGGACACCGTCGAGGGCGGGGCGGTGACCGGCACCGTCGAGGGCGAGCGCGACGCCTACCGCTTCTCCGGGATGCTCACCGGCTTCAACATGGACGGGTCCGCGACCATCCGCTTCCGGAGCGACTGA
- a CDS encoding nucleotide sugar dehydrogenase — MTTVCVHGLGYVGLPTAALLAHNGNEVVGYDVDERKLDRLHRRELRLGEADLERYIVEALDDGTLVPSNTVEPANVHVICVPTPLDFDAERADLEYVLSAASGITDVLREGDTVILESTVPPGTTEGPLREALEESGLRAGEEFHLAYSPETVLPGNILEELRTNDRFVGGIDDASTDHAVALYEPCIDGDVNRTPDATTAEFVKLAQNAYRDLNIGFANELANIAKDYGVNTRDAIALANRHSRVDILQPGPGVGGHCLPVDPLFFAHDSDSLDLIYSARRVNDGMSEFVVDLLEEHLGTLEGKRVAVLGVAYKANVDDTRNSPGLKLAGELQQATPDRALADGGAAVETRLCDPLVDDDRLDLVSVDEAVTDADAIVVTADHDVFRDLDPVETREKMRGDLLLDTKGTMDADAWDAAGFDVVGL, encoded by the coding sequence ATGACTACGGTGTGTGTTCACGGGCTCGGATACGTCGGCCTGCCGACGGCCGCGCTGCTGGCGCACAACGGCAACGAAGTCGTCGGCTACGACGTCGACGAGCGGAAGCTCGACCGGCTCCACCGCCGGGAGCTCCGCCTCGGCGAGGCCGACCTGGAGCGGTACATCGTGGAGGCGCTCGACGACGGGACGCTCGTCCCGTCGAACACCGTCGAACCGGCGAACGTCCACGTTATCTGCGTGCCGACGCCGCTGGACTTCGACGCCGAGCGCGCGGACCTCGAGTACGTCCTCTCGGCGGCGTCCGGCATCACGGACGTCCTGCGCGAGGGCGACACGGTCATCCTGGAGTCGACGGTGCCCCCCGGAACGACCGAGGGACCGCTCCGGGAGGCCCTCGAGGAGTCCGGTCTCCGCGCCGGCGAGGAGTTCCACCTCGCGTACTCTCCCGAGACCGTCCTGCCGGGGAACATCCTGGAGGAGCTCCGGACGAACGACCGGTTCGTCGGCGGTATCGACGACGCCTCGACGGACCACGCCGTCGCGCTGTACGAACCGTGTATCGACGGCGACGTCAACCGCACGCCCGACGCGACGACGGCGGAGTTCGTCAAGCTCGCGCAGAACGCCTACCGCGACCTGAACATCGGGTTCGCGAACGAACTGGCGAACATCGCGAAGGACTACGGCGTGAACACCCGCGACGCCATCGCGCTGGCGAACCGTCACTCCCGCGTCGACATCCTCCAGCCCGGACCGGGCGTCGGGGGCCACTGTCTCCCCGTGGATCCGCTGTTCTTCGCGCACGACTCGGACTCGCTCGACCTCATCTACAGCGCCCGCCGCGTCAACGACGGCATGTCCGAGTTCGTCGTCGACCTGCTCGAAGAGCACCTCGGGACGCTGGAGGGGAAACGCGTGGCCGTCCTCGGCGTCGCGTACAAGGCGAACGTCGACGACACGCGCAACTCGCCGGGGCTGAAGCTCGCGGGCGAACTCCAGCAGGCGACGCCCGACCGCGCGCTCGCCGACGGCGGCGCGGCCGTCGAGACGCGCCTCTGTGACCCGCTGGTCGACGACGACCGCCTCGACCTGGTGAGCGTCGACGAGGCCGTCACGGACGCCGACGCCATCGTCGTCACGGCCGACCACGACGTCTTCCGCGACCTCGACCCGGTCGAGACGCGCGAGAAGATGCGCGGCGACCTCCTGCTCGACACGAAGGGCACGATGGACGCCGACGCGTGGGACGCGGCGGGCTTCGACGTGGTCGGGCTATGA
- a CDS encoding DUF354 domain-containing protein gives MTVAESSTPAESRWQRVWIDLASPSHPFFFKPIADGLDRPTVVTAREKTETVPLAKEAGFDFTVRGKDYDNEWLRTAGVPLRTLQLSARTPDADVSLSQRNAMCVLASKVHGIPSIHFTDNDITYYLDTPLVEEGFNYFRAMATAHVVPDAFQLAELTDYGASRDSIHTYDGFKEEVCVADFEADPDFLDRLPFDDYVVVRPEAIGAAYVDLEPEESLVPDVIDRAVDAGMNVVYLPRRPGDRKHAAPYSTDRVFVPEEPLPGLQLAWHADCTLTGSGTMGREAAAMAKPAVSFFPHTMLSVDQRLVEQDRVFHSRDPDEIQAYLTGLSKADVEPDLDRARRVRDEVVDITDGVIDDCT, from the coding sequence ATGACGGTCGCCGAGTCGTCGACGCCCGCGGAGAGCCGCTGGCAACGCGTCTGGATCGACCTCGCCAGCCCCTCCCACCCGTTCTTCTTCAAGCCCATCGCGGACGGCCTCGACCGACCGACGGTCGTGACGGCCCGCGAGAAGACGGAGACGGTGCCGCTGGCGAAGGAGGCGGGCTTCGACTTCACCGTCCGCGGGAAGGACTACGACAACGAGTGGCTCCGGACCGCGGGCGTCCCGCTCAGGACGCTCCAGCTGTCGGCGCGGACGCCCGACGCGGACGTCTCGCTCTCCCAGCGCAACGCGATGTGCGTCCTCGCCTCGAAGGTCCACGGCATCCCCTCCATCCACTTCACGGACAACGACATCACCTACTACCTCGACACGCCGCTGGTCGAGGAGGGGTTCAACTACTTCCGGGCGATGGCGACGGCTCACGTCGTCCCCGACGCGTTCCAGCTGGCCGAACTCACCGACTACGGCGCGTCTCGGGACTCCATCCACACCTACGACGGGTTCAAGGAGGAGGTCTGCGTCGCCGACTTCGAGGCCGACCCCGACTTCCTCGACCGCCTCCCGTTCGACGACTACGTCGTCGTCCGTCCCGAGGCCATCGGCGCGGCGTACGTCGACCTCGAACCGGAGGAGTCGCTCGTCCCGGACGTCATCGACCGGGCCGTCGACGCCGGGATGAACGTCGTCTACCTGCCGCGCCGACCGGGCGACCGGAAGCACGCCGCACCGTACTCGACGGACCGCGTGTTCGTCCCCGAGGAGCCGCTGCCGGGCCTGCAGCTGGCGTGGCACGCCGACTGCACGCTCACCGGGTCGGGGACGATGGGCCGGGAGGCCGCCGCGATGGCCAAGCCCGCGGTGTCTTTCTTCCCGCACACGATGCTCTCGGTCGACCAGCGCCTCGTCGAGCAGGACCGGGTGTTCCACTCGCGGGACCCCGACGAGATTCAGGCGTACCTCACCGGCCTCTCGAAAGCGGACGTCGAACCCGACCTGGACCGCGCCCGCCGGGTGCGCGACGAGGTCGTCGACATCACCGACGGCGTCATCGACGACTGCACGTAA
- a CDS encoding low temperature requirement protein A, giving the protein MSTDTTVSPERGVSGADEREQAVTPLELFFDLVFVFAFTQVSSYLAHHLTWGGLARGAALLAVLWWAWVCYSWLTGAVDAEARLPARLVVLAAMAAMLLVALAVPDAFGDDAVLFGFAYVVVRLLHLALYTVVAPPETRSAVRRVAPGFLGGPALLVVAGFLDGPVQAALWGLAIAIDYGIVLVRGVDGFHVRAGHFVERHRLIMIIALGESLIAIGVGAEDLVLDLGVVLTALLGIVLVMAFWWLYFDYVVLAAEQRLAAEPPTGRAVLARDSYSYLHLPIVGSIIFVALGIEQTIAHAGDPLGVVPAVALCGGCGLYLFGHSAFKYRDHGTASVLRVVVGVVAVASVSVVVRIPAAASLASLTALFVGLVVYETVWSEHRNRLRVGDAKSS; this is encoded by the coding sequence ATGAGCACAGACACCACCGTATCGCCCGAGCGTGGCGTCTCCGGGGCGGACGAACGGGAGCAGGCCGTGACGCCGCTGGAACTGTTCTTCGACCTCGTGTTCGTGTTCGCGTTCACGCAGGTATCGAGCTACCTCGCTCACCACCTCACGTGGGGCGGACTCGCCCGTGGCGCCGCGCTGCTGGCCGTGCTGTGGTGGGCGTGGGTCTGTTACTCGTGGCTAACGGGCGCCGTCGACGCCGAGGCGAGACTCCCCGCCAGGCTGGTCGTCCTCGCCGCGATGGCGGCGATGTTGCTCGTCGCACTCGCCGTCCCCGACGCGTTCGGCGACGACGCCGTCCTCTTCGGGTTCGCGTACGTCGTGGTGCGACTCCTCCACCTCGCCCTCTACACGGTCGTCGCCCCACCGGAGACCCGGAGCGCGGTGCGCCGGGTCGCACCGGGGTTCCTCGGTGGACCGGCGCTGCTCGTCGTCGCCGGATTCCTCGACGGTCCCGTCCAGGCGGCGCTCTGGGGGCTGGCCATCGCCATCGACTACGGAATCGTCCTCGTTCGCGGTGTCGACGGGTTCCACGTCCGTGCCGGGCACTTCGTCGAGCGCCACCGCCTCATCATGATCATCGCGCTCGGCGAGTCGCTCATCGCCATCGGCGTCGGCGCGGAAGACCTCGTCCTCGACCTCGGGGTCGTGCTGACGGCGTTGCTCGGCATCGTCCTCGTCATGGCGTTCTGGTGGCTCTACTTCGACTACGTCGTCCTCGCCGCCGAGCAACGCCTCGCGGCAGAGCCGCCCACTGGTCGGGCCGTGCTGGCGCGAGACTCCTACAGCTACCTCCACCTGCCCATCGTCGGGAGCATCATCTTCGTCGCGCTCGGCATCGAACAGACCATCGCACACGCCGGCGACCCGCTGGGCGTCGTCCCGGCGGTCGCACTCTGTGGCGGCTGTGGTCTCTACCTGTTCGGCCACAGCGCGTTCAAGTACCGCGACCACGGTACGGCGAGCGTCCTCCGCGTCGTCGTCGGCGTCGTCGCCGTGGCGTCGGTCTCGGTCGTCGTTCGCATCCCCGCAGCGGCGTCGTTAGCCAGTCTCACGGCGCTGTTCGTCGGACTCGTGGTCTACGAGACGGTGTGGTCGGAACACCGGAACCGCCTCCGTGTGGGCGACGCGAAGTCCAGCTAG
- a CDS encoding helix-turn-helix domain-containing protein codes for MSVVSTVSVPPGEFRLGWALSVGDARIELERTVQEESPLAVWVWTDDADAYLDALADRGVEHVTCEERVDGGLRCSVDAAAGTGPELLDAFEEAGLTLLSGAGDDRVWRFRVRAANSRDLTQFRRLASERAIPIEINRQAGATPGSVGGALTAIQRETLVAAYEQGYYSTPRTATLADLGERFDISPRAVSQRLRRGVGNLVEATLWVD; via the coding sequence ATGAGTGTGGTCAGTACGGTCTCCGTCCCTCCAGGCGAGTTTCGACTGGGATGGGCACTGAGCGTCGGAGACGCCCGCATCGAACTCGAACGCACGGTCCAGGAAGAGTCGCCGCTCGCGGTCTGGGTGTGGACCGACGACGCCGACGCCTACCTCGACGCCCTCGCCGACCGCGGCGTGGAGCACGTCACCTGCGAGGAGCGCGTCGACGGCGGGTTGCGCTGTTCGGTCGACGCCGCCGCCGGCACCGGCCCCGAACTGCTCGACGCCTTCGAGGAGGCGGGGCTGACCCTCCTGTCGGGCGCGGGCGACGACCGCGTGTGGCGGTTCCGCGTCCGCGCCGCGAACAGCCGGGACCTGACGCAGTTCCGACGACTCGCGTCCGAGCGGGCGATTCCGATCGAGATAAACCGGCAGGCCGGAGCTACCCCCGGGTCGGTCGGAGGCGCGCTGACCGCCATCCAGCGCGAGACGCTCGTCGCCGCGTACGAACAGGGCTACTACAGCACCCCGCGGACGGCGACGCTCGCGGACCTCGGCGAGCGATTCGACATCAGCCCGCGAGCGGTGTCACAGCGCCTCCGTCGCGGCGTCGGGAACCTCGTCGAGGCGACGCTCTGGGTCGACTGA